From the Spiroplasma chrysopicola DF-1 genome, one window contains:
- a CDS encoding IS3 family transposase, which yields MGTKWFTKNEKLNILKYYKENGWAKTIKKFEISTPTLSRWKKAVKISGEKALEPGNGLQSKGIRRPGRPKNLNFELMTKKELIEYIEMIQDVKKSLPKSKKKKFQTIWSLKKKYKIKYLCKILNVSRAGYYKWFNAGMKLFNKWNNTIAKIVKTLFLTFKKIYGYNMLTLIINKLYNWNLKPHIVYRYMKNMNLKSIIRIKKFNYKLSSGNKRHENIMNQDFSTTDINQKIGTDITYLLTSDKTYFLSIVKDFHTNEILDYQISNNLEKEFVFKNIINSWVKAGKPSTWVLQSDQGFHYTNSDYEKLCNYLGITISMSRRGNSYDNAHTESWFGTMKTEFLYHIKRKKRTAKWIIENLPKYIYFYNNFRPQAKLKGMSPVQYRKSSLQVTF from the coding sequence ATGGGAACAAAATGATTTACAAAAAACGAAAAACTTAATATTTTAAAATATTACAAAGAAAATGGTTGAGCAAAAACAATTAAAAAATTTGAAATTTCAACACCAACTTTATCTCGTTGAAAAAAGGCAGTTAAAATTAGTGGAGAAAAAGCGTTAGAACCAGGAAATGGTCTACAATCTAAAGGAATTCGTCGACCAGGGCGTCCAAAAAATCTTAATTTTGAATTAATGACAAAAAAAGAATTAATTGAGTATATTGAAATGATTCAAGATGTAAAAAAGTCCTTGCCCAAATCGAAAAAGAAGAAATTTCAAACGATTTGGTCCTTAAAGAAAAAATACAAGATTAAATATTTATGCAAAATTTTAAATGTTTCTAGAGCTGGTTATTATAAATGATTTAATGCTGGAATGAAACTTTTTAATAAATGGAATAATACAATTGCAAAAATAGTTAAAACGTTATTTCTAACTTTTAAGAAAATTTATGGATATAATATGTTAACACTAATTATTAATAAACTATATAATTGAAATTTAAAACCTCATATTGTCTATAGATATATGAAAAATATGAATTTAAAATCAATTATTAGAATAAAAAAATTTAATTATAAATTATCTTCTGGTAACAAAAGACATGAAAATATCATGAATCAAGATTTTTCAACCACAGATATTAATCAAAAAATAGGAACAGACATAACATATTTATTAACAAGCGACAAAACCTATTTTTTATCAATAGTAAAAGACTTTCATACTAATGAAATTTTGGACTACCAAATCAGTAATAATTTAGAAAAAGAATTTGTCTTTAAAAACATAATTAATTCTTGAGTAAAAGCTGGAAAGCCATCAACTTGAGTTCTACAATCAGATCAAGGTTTTCATTATACAAATTCTGATTATGAAAAATTATGCAATTATCTTGGAATTACGATTTCAATGTCCAGACGTGGAAACTCTTATGATAATGCCCATACAGAATCATGATTTGGTACTATGAAAACTGAATTTTTATATCATATAAAAAGAAAAAAACGAACAGCCAAATGAATTATTGAAAATCTACCTAAATATATCTATTTTTACAATAATTTTAGACCACAAGCCAAATTAAAAGGAATGAGTCCTGTTCAATACAGAAAATCATCCCTTCAAGTAACTTTTTAA
- the trmB gene encoding tRNA (guanosine(46)-N7)-methyltransferase TrmB yields the protein MRLRNKPWANDYFLREKDYTVHNPAKYRGKWAKKIFKNNHPLNIEIGCGKGGFILTLAKNNPDQNYIAIEKFPSVAVNALKKLVNEKLSNLKIITDDAQTLTEIFAPEEISKIYLNFSDPWPKKRHAKRRLTSKKFLPLYDEILKNNGRIYFKTDNDDLFTFSITEFGDNNWTIVKQTTDLYANPMLLKNNIATEYEQRFVEMGKNINYAEIKK from the coding sequence ATGAGATTAAGAAATAAACCATGAGCCAATGATTATTTTCTCCGAGAAAAAGATTATACTGTTCATAATCCGGCAAAATATCGTGGAAAATGGGCAAAAAAGATTTTTAAAAATAATCACCCCCTTAATATTGAAATTGGTTGTGGGAAAGGGGGATTTATTTTAACTTTAGCAAAGAATAACCCAGATCAAAATTATATTGCGATTGAAAAATTCCCGTCAGTTGCTGTTAATGCCCTTAAAAAACTTGTGAATGAAAAACTTTCAAATTTAAAAATCATTACCGATGATGCACAAACATTAACTGAAATTTTCGCTCCTGAAGAAATTAGTAAAATCTATTTGAATTTTTCTGATCCATGACCAAAAAAACGACATGCTAAGCGTCGTTTAACATCAAAAAAATTTTTACCATTATATGATGAAATTTTAAAGAATAATGGTCGGATTTATTTTAAAACTGATAATGATGATTTATTTACTTTTTCAATTACCGAATTTGGGGATAATAATTGAACAATAGTAAAACAAACAACTGATCTTTATGCTAATCCAATGTTGCTAAAAAATAATATTGCGACTGAATATGAACAACGGTTTGTTGAAATGGGTAAAAATATTAATTATGCCGAAATTAAAAAATAG
- a CDS encoding IMPACT family protein, with the protein MNQLTTSDVISNTLIIKKSKFICFIQKVTSEQAAKDFIATYQANDATHNCYAYIIGKNTDIIRKYDDGEPTNTAGKPIWEVLKANNLTNIVCLVIRYYGGIKLGAGGLIRAYANSVRDCLKLTPLEPYFEEITLEVTCDISKNKTIKDGLFHYFNITSYQTTFNDSLVTFTFNLRRENKTDFINYCEVNKISYTIF; encoded by the coding sequence ATGAACCAACTTACCACAAGCGATGTTATAAGCAATACTTTAATAATTAAAAAATCAAAGTTTATTTGCTTTATTCAAAAAGTTACTAGTGAGCAAGCGGCAAAAGATTTTATCGCCACTTACCAAGCTAATGATGCTACCCACAATTGCTATGCCTATATTATTGGTAAAAATACTGATATTATTCGCAAATATGATGATGGTGAACCAACTAATACCGCTGGAAAACCAATCTGAGAGGTTTTAAAAGCCAATAATTTAACGAATATTGTTTGTCTAGTAATTCGCTACTATGGAGGAATTAAATTAGGGGCTGGAGGGCTAATTCGTGCCTATGCAAATAGTGTTCGGGACTGTTTAAAATTAACTCCCCTTGAACCTTATTTTGAAGAAATAACATTAGAAGTAACTTGTGATATTAGTAAAAACAAAACTATTAAAGATGGCCTATTCCATTATTTTAATATCACAAGTTATCAAACAACTTTTAATGATTCTCTTGTTACTTTTACTTTTAATTTACGTCGGGAAAATAAAACTGATTTTATTAACTACTGTGAAGTCAATAAAATCAGTTATACTATTTTTTAA
- a CDS encoding MOLPALP family lipoprotein has product MKKLLSLLGATVLTFSGVASVTACTKTSEAVQAALGNSKINLALASNSFARAMIVGNEKGYDANYIINNFTKGDIVNAPVDESEGVNKYSYLGDISSLYFNENLYSKDFTTDLQLEGKKPEFASDNILGQLGSIIPILIKLIEEKGLFGALQIFLNMPLLWEFISPNLIKMLGNIVDQDTLLTFKDAFDDSIYEGFTYQEVLNSGIISLSNSIDAFLNPSENRTTINYRLSSSDELDNHYQEALKIIEKNVTNLIENKATFNLDLIDSLPFIAELLRFVRTLFVYIEQFDQYRQYKPNILEYNEYLFSPTKDNSTIINEVRQKNYNTETNINFQKLIVNIQYYFTTSDDDPNGFHLMKLFQILFLSEDKSDYNGYWNLVTTLIQSLVNTLDLNFFEEAFFKAGLTKLVKSFVINDDGASQLFTLVMSQVNDPDQKKQLKEMADRSTKGFDALYKGQLIKDLLDVFEIFSPNSVEKKSKNEFPINNLRELLTIPLKEILSDNLITNILGDNSITDFLNKLAKDAGIIDKYAQIDSTNDFSTVYLAKTFDKLSQPTVWTDENGKEHKGTLLQQAVSNPEKLLEVLGYKSDGTFAVDSVAWYLNEIFEKSSFLLPILADVLKNLQASANKQNEVAQKLFNDIKNSWLTALKTEITVMKQDFTYNGNEIVQLTETIKYNDIEYNVVVKKVNGYFVFNTISKL; this is encoded by the coding sequence ATGAAAAAATTACTAAGTTTGTTAGGAGCAACAGTATTAACCTTTTCTGGGGTTGCTTCAGTGACAGCATGTACTAAAACTTCTGAAGCGGTGCAAGCAGCGTTAGGTAATTCAAAAATTAACTTAGCTTTAGCATCAAATTCTTTTGCTCGAGCAATGATTGTTGGTAATGAAAAGGGATATGATGCTAACTATATTATTAATAACTTCACAAAAGGAGACATTGTTAATGCGCCTGTGGATGAAAGTGAAGGGGTTAATAAATACTCATATTTAGGAGATATCAGTAGTTTATACTTTAATGAAAATTTATATAGTAAAGATTTTACAACTGATTTACAGTTAGAAGGTAAAAAACCAGAATTTGCTAGTGATAATATTTTAGGCCAATTAGGAAGTATTATTCCAATATTAATTAAACTAATTGAAGAAAAAGGATTATTTGGGGCCTTACAAATCTTTTTAAATATGCCGTTACTATGAGAATTTATATCACCAAATTTAATAAAAATGTTGGGGAATATTGTAGATCAAGATACTTTACTAACTTTTAAAGATGCTTTTGATGATTCAATTTATGAGGGTTTTACTTACCAAGAAGTTTTAAATTCTGGAATTATTAGTTTAAGTAATTCGATAGACGCTTTTTTAAATCCATCTGAAAATCGAACAACAATTAACTATAGATTATCTTCATCTGACGAATTAGATAACCATTATCAAGAAGCATTAAAAATAATCGAAAAAAATGTTACCAATTTAATTGAAAACAAGGCAACATTTAACTTAGATTTAATTGATAGTTTACCATTTATTGCTGAATTATTACGCTTTGTCAGAACATTATTTGTTTATATTGAACAATTTGATCAATATCGCCAATATAAACCAAATATTCTTGAATATAATGAATATCTTTTTAGTCCAACAAAAGATAATTCAACAATTATTAACGAAGTACGTCAGAAAAATTACAATACAGAAACTAATATTAATTTTCAAAAACTAATTGTAAATATTCAATATTATTTTACAACTAGTGATGATGATCCGAATGGTTTTCATTTAATGAAACTTTTCCAAATTTTGTTTTTATCGGAAGATAAATCAGATTATAATGGCTATTGAAATTTGGTAACTACTTTAATACAAAGTCTTGTAAATACTTTGGATTTAAATTTTTTTGAAGAAGCATTTTTTAAAGCTGGTCTAACGAAGTTAGTAAAATCTTTTGTTATAAATGATGATGGAGCATCTCAATTATTTACATTAGTAATGAGTCAAGTAAATGATCCAGACCAAAAAAAACAATTAAAAGAAATGGCAGATCGAAGTACAAAAGGATTTGATGCATTATATAAGGGTCAATTAATTAAAGACTTATTAGATGTTTTCGAAATTTTCTCACCTAATTCTGTGGAGAAAAAATCAAAAAATGAGTTTCCAATTAATAACTTAAGAGAATTATTGACAATACCGTTAAAGGAAATTTTAAGTGATAACTTAATTACTAATATTTTAGGTGATAATTCAATTACAGACTTTTTAAATAAATTAGCAAAAGATGCTGGAATTATTGATAAATATGCGCAAATTGATAGTACTAATGATTTTTCAACAGTTTATTTAGCAAAAACTTTTGATAAGTTATCGCAACCAACAGTTTGAACAGATGAAAATGGTAAGGAACATAAAGGAACTTTATTGCAACAAGCTGTTAGCAATCCAGAAAAATTATTGGAAGTTTTAGGTTATAAGTCAGATGGCACTTTTGCAGTAGATTCCGTAGCATGATATCTTAATGAAATTTTTGAAAAATCTAGTTTCTTACTGCCTATCTTAGCCGATGTTTTAAAAAATTTACAGGCAAGTGCTAATAAACAAAATGAAGTTGCTCAAAAACTATTTAATGACATTAAAAATAGTTGACTAACAGCTTTAAAAACCGAAATTACGGTTATGAAACAAGATTTTACCTATAATGGTAACGAAATTGTTCAGTTAACAGAAACTATTAAATATAATGATATTGAATATAATGTCGTTGTTAAAAAAGTTAACGGATATTTTGTTTTTAACACCATTTCAAAATTATAA
- a CDS encoding SGNH/GDSL hydrolase family protein, with translation MKKLLSVLGAMVVTTSTATSIISCSIPQGEGIDLNKDLQLIGTNLDKTKAIDDRIAGNFFSNYYILGDSLSDSHGIENVIYEKTNLPVKMTGNYENGSFTNGETAGVLLGDKLGFGSAIRNSDVQYFNNYSNPRRNYAVGGATAAKMQGAMGMIINNVSIEEQAKYLVQQHQLFSDELIFIEIGGNDMMAMLNDNVSNVEQNKLLDEMLVNLRNTFFTLTNNGARHILFMNTPDVQYIPRYNAIYKPELPTNEREKELELVHDKANLLGEKINYETKKLIDTVNQYYPNSIKMYDLFSNTKSLLDTFANDLTTKYNITDPVTILDESDLIEKIFSGGELESQLAPSMTTEDFNNHFFFDDVHPTANVHRYMSEELAKLVKEWE, from the coding sequence ATGAAAAAATTATTAAGTGTCTTAGGGGCGATGGTTGTGACAACATCAACAGCTACTAGTATTATTAGTTGTAGTATTCCCCAAGGAGAAGGAATTGATTTAAATAAAGATTTGCAATTAATTGGAACAAATCTTGATAAAACAAAAGCAATTGATGATCGTATTGCTGGTAATTTCTTCTCAAACTATTATATTTTAGGCGATAGTCTAAGTGATTCACATGGAATTGAAAATGTAATTTATGAAAAAACGAATTTACCAGTTAAAATGACTGGTAATTATGAGAATGGTAGTTTTACCAACGGTGAAACAGCTGGTGTATTACTAGGTGATAAACTTGGTTTTGGGTCAGCAATTCGTAACAGTGATGTTCAGTATTTTAATAATTATAGTAATCCTCGTCGTAATTATGCCGTTGGAGGCGCAACAGCTGCTAAAATGCAGGGAGCAATGGGAATGATTATTAACAATGTCTCAATTGAAGAACAAGCGAAATATCTTGTTCAACAACATCAATTATTTTCTGATGAACTAATCTTTATTGAAATTGGTGGTAATGATATGATGGCAATGTTAAATGATAATGTTTCAAATGTTGAACAAAATAAACTATTAGATGAAATGTTAGTCAATTTAAGAAATACTTTTTTCACTTTAACTAATAATGGGGCGCGTCATATTCTATTTATGAATACCCCAGATGTGCAATATATTCCTCGTTATAATGCTATTTATAAACCAGAACTTCCGACTAATGAGCGTGAAAAAGAACTGGAATTAGTACATGATAAAGCTAACTTATTAGGAGAAAAAATTAATTACGAAACTAAAAAACTTATTGACACAGTTAATCAATATTATCCAAATAGTATTAAGATGTATGATTTATTTAGTAATACAAAAAGTTTGTTAGATACTTTTGCGAATGATTTAACAACAAAATATAACATAACAGATCCAGTAACAATATTAGATGAAAGTGATTTAATTGAAAAAATTTTTTCAGGAGGAGAGCTTGAATCGCAACTTGCACCAAGTATGACAACTGAGGACTTTAATAATCATTTCTTTTTTGATGATGTTCACCCAACAGCAAATGTTCATCGTTACATGAGTGAGGAATTAGCAAAACTTGTAAAGGAGTGAGAATAA
- a CDS encoding EAL domain-containing protein yields MNNILNVIFVYLLFIAIFVFIYAFTWGLVRNYFVRFTIYYQAIIGGVYAILAIVAESLIPIFVKDININILVIYLPLIVCWLIGVFISWISIIMYTTFIFIFTFVIANFFQTSYFYTVNYPIDIITMMLLYLITFVIIIIVKLFKWTQWTNWSLLTLVAFIFNSIMILIQVKDKTWANYLLEELVVLIWIGMSYLAYLLGAGIELIYNHALKLQNIIEYDRSKYLREALAHEAIYDYIHRNKIRRGLYLTFAINNINALDRFLTSNLKNKIIDLISQQVFKAWEGEDVIFFKASLNNFGIFVPIPYYQKINIAKLLQDNQLKTRHADDLLKKFEKIIQGVETTYKYQNYNIIVKLQGYASFYGLQSNNLDKLKDYNLFAAENRLNLKYNNQVIVVNPASIMALNRQKRSILTLNENVSLQKILSLFSSVIDVNNQFSVLGHYATNLINGNEVDSFLDQNIENVTDTIHEEVLLRYNAALNIKNFRKFKEYLNYQLFLTYSASFLASKSFNLKKFVAKLIELKINTANLILTFDLKEIGFDTQRFQKNLASLKELGIKIAVKNLGALETDISSLGYYQPNYAILAPILVTKMFLQQNYQTLIAELAKLTEKLQITLIAPHVNSYLTYKRIKELGINYMFGTLFGVYEEPQGEILTEIKFALFKNEMKGLKNEIKK; encoded by the coding sequence ATGAATAATATTTTAAATGTAATATTTGTATATTTACTATTTATTGCTATTTTTGTGTTTATTTATGCTTTTACTTGGGGCCTTGTTCGAAACTACTTTGTTCGCTTTACAATTTATTACCAAGCAATTATTGGTGGGGTTTATGCGATTTTAGCAATTGTCGCGGAAAGTTTAATCCCAATTTTTGTCAAAGATATTAATATTAATATTTTAGTAATTTATTTACCATTAATTGTTTGTTGGTTAATTGGTGTTTTTATTTCCTGAATTTCAATTATTATGTATACGACATTTATTTTTATCTTCACTTTTGTGATTGCTAATTTTTTCCAGACCTCTTATTTTTATACGGTTAATTACCCAATTGATATTATTACAATGATGTTATTATATCTTATTACTTTTGTAATTATCATTATTGTTAAATTATTTAAATGAACACAATGAACAAATTGATCATTGTTAACGTTAGTTGCTTTTATCTTTAACTCAATTATGATTTTAATCCAAGTCAAAGATAAGACATGAGCAAACTATTTATTAGAAGAATTAGTTGTTTTAATTTGAATTGGGATGAGTTATTTGGCTTATTTATTGGGAGCCGGGATTGAACTAATTTATAACCATGCCTTAAAATTACAAAATATTATTGAGTATGATCGCAGTAAGTATTTACGCGAGGCTTTAGCCCATGAAGCAATTTATGACTATATTCATCGTAATAAAATTCGCCGAGGGCTATATTTAACTTTTGCGATTAATAACATCAATGCTTTAGATCGTTTTTTAACTAGTAATTTAAAAAATAAAATTATTGATTTAATTTCTCAACAAGTCTTTAAAGCTTGAGAAGGCGAAGATGTGATTTTTTTTAAAGCTAGTTTAAATAATTTTGGAATTTTTGTGCCAATCCCATATTATCAAAAAATAAATATTGCTAAACTACTACAAGATAATCAGTTAAAAACTCGTCATGCTGATGATTTATTAAAGAAATTTGAAAAAATTATTCAGGGAGTTGAAACAACTTATAAATATCAAAATTATAATATTATTGTTAAGTTACAAGGTTATGCTTCTTTTTATGGCCTACAGTCAAATAACTTAGATAAACTAAAAGATTATAATTTATTTGCGGCTGAAAATCGTTTAAATTTAAAATATAATAACCAAGTAATTGTGGTTAACCCTGCTAGTATTATGGCCCTAAATCGCCAAAAACGTAGTATTCTAACTTTAAATGAAAATGTCTCATTGCAAAAAATTTTAAGTTTATTTTCATCAGTTATTGATGTTAATAATCAGTTTAGTGTTCTTGGCCACTATGCAACAAATTTAATTAATGGTAATGAAGTTGATTCGTTTTTAGATCAAAATATTGAAAATGTTACTGATACAATTCATGAAGAAGTTTTATTACGTTATAATGCTGCTTTAAACATTAAAAATTTTCGAAAATTTAAAGAGTACTTAAATTATCAGCTTTTCTTAACTTATTCAGCAAGTTTTTTAGCAAGCAAAAGTTTTAATTTAAAAAAATTTGTGGCAAAATTAATTGAGTTAAAAATTAATACTGCTAATTTAATTTTAACGTTTGATTTAAAAGAAATTGGTTTTGATACCCAGCGTTTCCAAAAAAATTTAGCTAGTTTAAAAGAGTTAGGAATTAAAATTGCGGTTAAAAACTTAGGAGCTTTAGAAACAGATATTAGTAGTTTAGGATATTATCAACCAAATTATGCTATTTTAGCACCAATTTTAGTTACAAAAATGTTTTTACAACAAAATTATCAAACTTTAATTGCTGAATTAGCTAAATTAACAGAGAAATTACAAATAACTTTAATTGCTCCTCATGTTAATAGTTATTTGACCTATAAGCGAATTAAGGAGTTAGGAATTAATTATATGTTTGGAACATTATTTGGGGTTTATGAAGAACCACAAGGGGAGATTTTAACAGAAATTAAATTCGCCTTATTTAAAAATGAAATGAAAGGATTAAAAAATGAGATTAAGAAATAA